A DNA window from Thermodesulfobacteriota bacterium contains the following coding sequences:
- the rseP gene encoding RIP metalloprotease RseP, whose amino-acid sequence MVTAISAIVLLGILIFVHELGHFIVAKISGVGVLKFSLGFGHKILSKKIGETEYLLSAIPLGGYVKMIGEEPGEEEKVSENDLSKSFSNKSLLKRTGIVFAGPFSNIIFAVVILSAIYMRGVPVLTTQVGDIVDRSPAYEAGIKKGDQIVAINGKKVSRWEDLTKIIQRSKGEELTIQLKKDGSYYKTKLTPKLFTDKNIFGEDVKIYKIGITASDKFITERYNPFMAIVKGSQQTWWLIKLMGITIIKLIERTVPANTLGGPILIIQMAGKQAQAGIPNFLFFMAIISINLGIVNLLPIPILDGGHLFFFLLEAIMGKPLSIKKREAAQQVGLVIIILLIVFVFYNDLSRIFTK is encoded by the coding sequence ATGGTAACTGCAATTTCTGCGATAGTTTTACTGGGAATACTAATCTTTGTCCATGAATTGGGACATTTTATCGTTGCAAAGATAAGCGGTGTTGGGGTACTCAAGTTCTCCCTTGGTTTCGGTCACAAAATACTTAGTAAGAAAATTGGAGAAACTGAATACCTTCTTTCTGCTATTCCCCTGGGAGGATACGTAAAAATGATTGGAGAGGAACCCGGGGAGGAAGAAAAAGTATCAGAAAATGACCTGTCCAAATCCTTCTCCAACAAATCTCTACTAAAAAGGACAGGAATTGTGTTCGCTGGACCTTTTTCTAACATAATATTTGCAGTAGTTATCCTTTCCGCAATTTACATGAGGGGAGTTCCAGTCCTGACAACCCAGGTAGGCGATATTGTAGATAGGTCTCCTGCTTATGAGGCAGGAATTAAAAAAGGCGACCAAATTGTTGCAATAAATGGGAAGAAAGTCTCACGATGGGAAGACTTAACAAAGATTATTCAGCGCAGCAAAGGAGAGGAACTGACCATTCAGCTAAAAAAAGATGGCAGTTACTACAAGACCAAACTTACACCAAAGCTCTTTACTGACAAAAATATCTTTGGGGAAGACGTAAAGATTTACAAGATCGGCATAACCGCATCAGATAAATTTATTACAGAGAGATATAATCCTTTTATGGCTATAGTAAAAGGGTCTCAACAGACATGGTGGCTGATCAAATTGATGGGAATAACTATAATAAAACTTATTGAAAGAACAGTACCTGCAAATACCCTGGGTGGACCTATCCTAATAATCCAGATGGCAGGGAAACAGGCACAGGCAGGAATTCCGAATTTTCTCTTTTTTATGGCAATAATAAGTATCAATCTGGGTATAGTAAATCTTTTGCCTATCCCGATACTTGATGGTGGGCATCTCTTCTTCTTCCTCCTTGAGGCTATTATGGGAAAACCGCTCAGTATAAAGAAAAGGGAGGCTGCGCAGCAAGTTGGCCTGGTTATTATAATCCTGTTGATAGTTTTTGTATTTTACAATGACTTGAGCCGGATATTTACTAAATAA
- a CDS encoding isoprenyl transferase, translating into MDRLNKDKLPRHIAIIMDGNGRWAKKRVLRRVSGHKKGAEAVRKVVTTCRELGIEVLTLYAFSMENWNRPKSEVNALMNLLKRYLFDELNEMLENDIRLNAIGNLKNLPKSVGKVLIDTIERTKACKGMLLNLALSYGGRDDIVHAVRKIIRDCETKKIKPEDITEELFSKYLFTAGIPDPDLLIRTSGERRISNFLLWQMAYTEIYITDTLWPDFKKEDLIEAILDFQSRERRFGLTSSQIKDRKKKWV; encoded by the coding sequence ATGGATAGGCTGAATAAAGATAAACTTCCCAGGCATATTGCAATTATTATGGATGGCAATGGCCGTTGGGCTAAGAAAAGGGTTCTCAGAAGAGTATCTGGACATAAAAAAGGAGCAGAGGCAGTAAGAAAAGTAGTAACAACCTGTAGAGAACTGGGGATTGAAGTTTTAACTCTTTACGCCTTTTCTATGGAGAATTGGAACCGTCCAAAGAGTGAAGTAAATGCATTGATGAATCTTCTTAAAAGATATCTTTTTGATGAACTGAATGAGATGCTGGAGAATGATATACGACTTAATGCAATTGGCAACCTTAAGAATCTGCCCAAAAGTGTGGGTAAGGTTTTGATAGATACCATCGAGAGAACCAAAGCATGCAAGGGGATGCTCTTAAATTTAGCCTTAAGTTATGGAGGCAGAGACGATATTGTACATGCAGTTCGAAAGATCATCAGGGATTGTGAGACCAAAAAGATAAAACCTGAGGATATTACAGAGGAACTCTTTTCTAAATACCTATTTACTGCTGGAATTCCAGATCCAGATCTCCTGATCAGGACCAGTGGTGAACGCCGAATTAGCAACTTTCTACTCTGGCAAATGGCTTATACAGAAATATACATTACCGATACCCTATGGCCCGATTTTAAAAAAGAAGATTTAATTGAAGCTATACTGGACTTTCAGTCTAGAGAAAGAAGGTTTGGTTTAACGAGCAGTCAGATAAAGGACAGGAAGAAGAAATGGGTGTAA
- a CDS encoding 1-deoxy-D-xylulose-5-phosphate reductoisomerase → MKKLAILGSTGSIGVNTLDIVERFRDKYEIVALSAGSNIQILKNQINKFNPRVVSVLNKPLANRLEEELDPLDIEILYGVEGINRVATLPEVNMVVSAIVGAAGLIPSISAIKAHKNIALANKETLVMAGKIVMEEAKENGVTIFPIDSEHSAVFQSLLGHQKKDVKRIILTASGGPFLNCPHEELATVTIQEALTHPVWQMGKKITIDSASLMNKGLEIIEARWLFDIPHEKIDVHIHPQSIVHSMVEYIDGSVLAQMGVPDMRGPISYALAYPERLPTELPSLNLLEIEKLTFDLPDEKRFPALRLAYRAVEEGGTMPAVLNAANEIAVGAFLNNKIGFTGIPHIIEQTMNSYKVKEINTIQDALDADSWARMKAKLLI, encoded by the coding sequence GTGAAGAAGCTGGCTATTTTGGGTTCTACAGGTTCAATCGGTGTCAACACGTTGGATATAGTCGAGAGGTTCAGGGACAAATACGAAATAGTAGCCCTTTCGGCTGGGTCTAATATCCAAATACTAAAAAACCAGATTAACAAATTTAACCCAAGAGTGGTATCCGTATTGAATAAACCTCTTGCCAACAGACTGGAAGAAGAATTAGATCCACTAGACATAGAAATACTCTATGGTGTTGAAGGAATCAATAGGGTTGCTACTTTACCAGAGGTTAATATGGTTGTATCTGCCATTGTTGGAGCGGCAGGGTTAATTCCTTCAATTTCTGCAATTAAAGCTCATAAAAATATAGCCCTGGCTAACAAGGAAACCTTAGTTATGGCAGGAAAGATAGTAATGGAAGAAGCAAAAGAGAACGGCGTTACTATCTTCCCCATTGACAGTGAGCATAGTGCTGTCTTCCAATCCCTCTTGGGGCATCAAAAGAAGGATGTAAAAAGGATAATTTTGACTGCTTCCGGGGGACCGTTTCTAAACTGTCCCCATGAAGAACTCGCAACTGTCACAATTCAGGAAGCCCTAACTCACCCTGTCTGGCAGATGGGAAAGAAGATCACCATTGATTCAGCATCTTTAATGAACAAAGGATTAGAAATAATTGAAGCCAGATGGTTATTCGATATTCCTCATGAAAAGATCGACGTCCATATTCACCCCCAGAGTATAGTTCACTCAATGGTAGAATATATTGATGGCTCAGTTCTTGCCCAAATGGGGGTACCGGATATGCGGGGACCAATATCTTATGCCCTTGCATATCCTGAACGTCTTCCAACGGAACTTCCGTCCTTAAACCTCCTTGAGATTGAGAAACTCACCTTTGACCTCCCGGATGAGAAAAGATTCCCTGCTCTCAGATTGGCATACAGGGCAGTTGAGGAGGGAGGAACAATGCCTGCTGTTCTCAACGCCGCCAATGAGATTGCAGTAGGGGCGTTTTTAAACAATAAAATAGGTTTCACTGGAATACCCCATATTATAGAACAGACCATGAACTCTTATAAGGTAAAAGAAATAAACACAATACAAGATGCACTGGATGCCGATAGTTGGGCCAGGATGAAGGCAAAGTTACTTATCTAG
- a CDS encoding phosphatidate cytidylyltransferase — protein sequence MGVMELKRWLTALFLIPLLILVVGYGSQQVFFGVLLVTIILATHEFYSLVLPGDHRKEKILGILSVSFLAYGIYRGDDHFILGFSAFITIFLLIFFLINVEDLSSVVPTLGKLLIGIFYIGLLFSHLTLIRGLPLGKQWVFFTLAVTFMGDTASYYGGSYFGRHKLYPRISPGKTIEGSLWGFAGNIGGALIFMQYFLEQLEIYHCLILAVGLGIMGQVGDLCESMIKRSVGVKDSGSLLPGHGGILDRIDSILFSSPFLYYYAIIFL from the coding sequence ATGGGTGTAATGGAATTAAAGAGATGGTTAACAGCTTTATTCCTTATACCACTCCTTATCCTTGTGGTAGGTTATGGCTCACAACAGGTTTTTTTTGGGGTCCTTTTAGTTACAATAATACTAGCAACTCATGAGTTTTATTCTCTGGTTTTGCCCGGAGATCACAGGAAAGAAAAGATACTAGGGATCCTTTCAGTATCATTTTTAGCATATGGTATTTATAGGGGAGATGACCATTTCATATTAGGTTTTTCCGCTTTTATTACTATTTTTTTGCTTATTTTCTTTCTCATAAATGTTGAAGATTTAAGTTCTGTAGTCCCAACCCTTGGGAAACTTCTAATTGGAATCTTTTACATAGGACTCCTCTTCTCTCATCTTACCTTAATCAGAGGATTGCCCCTTGGTAAACAATGGGTTTTCTTCACCCTGGCAGTAACCTTTATGGGGGATACTGCCTCTTATTATGGGGGCAGTTACTTTGGGAGGCACAAACTGTACCCAAGGATTAGTCCGGGCAAAACTATAGAGGGTTCCCTGTGGGGATTCGCAGGGAATATAGGAGGCGCTTTAATCTTCATGCAATACTTTCTGGAGCAACTGGAGATTTATCACTGCCTAATTTTGGCTGTAGGGCTGGGGATAATGGGACAGGTGGGGGATCTATGTGAATCAATGATAAAGAGAAGCGTCGGGGTAAAAGACTCCGGCAGTTTGCTGCCTGGACATGGGGGTATATTAGACCGGATTGACAGCATCCTCTTTTCATCTCCCTTTCTTTACTATTATGCAATTATATTTCTTTAG